From the Cryptosporangium phraense genome, the window GGCGACGGTTTCAGCCACTCCCGGGCGCTGGCGTTCCAGCTCTGCCTGGCCGCGGTGCCGTTCCTGATCGCGCTGACCGGTCTGGCCGCGGATCTGGGCGCGGAGGAGGGCGGCCAGATCGTCGCGAAGACCGTGCTGGAGCTGACGCCCGGCAGCAGCGACCAGCTGGTCGAGCAGACGCTGGGTGAGGACGAGACCGGCGAGTTCGCGCTGGTGCTGGGCCTGATCACCGGGATGGTCGCGCTGACGACCGCGATGGCGCAGGTCGAGCGGGGTGCGAACCGGATGTACGGGGTGGAGCGCGATCGGCCGGCGCTGCGCAAGTACGTGCGGGCGGCGGTGCTCTCGGTGGTGGCCGGGCTGCCGGCGTTCGGTGGGTTCCTGGTGCTGGTCGCCGGTGAGCCGTTCGGGGACGCGGTCGTGTCGGAGTACGGGTGGGCGGGGTGGATCGAGACGACGTGGGACGTGGTCCGGTGGCCGCTCGGGTTGGTGCTGACCGTGGTGTCGATCGCGCTGCTGTTCGAGCAGTCGCCGAGGCGGCGGCAGCCGGGGATGTCGTGGCTGGTGTTCGGCGCCGGGGTCGCGACGGTGCTCTGGTTGATCGCGTCGTTGGGGTTGGCGCTGTACGTACAGGGAAGCGGCTCGTTCGGGGCGACGTACGGGCCGTTGACCGCCATCATCGCGCTGCTGCTGTGGGCGCAGTTGACGTCGATCGCGTTGTTCTTGGGGTTGGCTTTTGCGGCACAGTTGGAGGCGTTGAGGGTGGGGGCCGCCGACCCGGCGGAACCGGATCGCTGGGAACCGTCACCGGCCGCGTGACGGCGAGCCGCTGCGAAGCTGATTCCGTCGATCGACGCGATGATCGTGGACCCGCGACTGTTCGGCCCCCGGCGTTCGGTGCCGGCCGAGGAGCGTGCGTCGGTGGAGAGCGGCTGGGATGCGCACTACGGCTCGGACTTCGCTCTCGGCGAGCTGGCCTACGAGGGATACGAGTTCGAGGATCACGACGGCCGGGTGATGCTCTACATCCAGTACTGGTGCAGCTGACCGCGCTGCTGGCGAGTGTTGCGAGCCGAACGTTCCCGGCGTAGCCGGGCCGATCGAGCGCGGCGGTGTTTCGGGTGAACCTGTTTCCAGGACGGGACAACACATTTTCTGGAGGCTGGACATCATGAGCGGTTGCTACGAGTACGAGTACGACTACTGCGGCGACGACTACGACTACTGCCGCCCGCGTCGGCGTCACCACAAGCGTCGTCACCACAACGACTGCTGGGACTACTCGTACTGAGAGACTCACGCTCGTCCGTGAGCGGCCTGACTCATACTCTTACTGGCCTCGATCGACCCCTCGCGCGGATGGTTCGTACCGGGGGGTTTCGGGTGTCTTGCTGCAGATCCGTCGTCGGCTCGCGGGCAGCACCCTTGCGGTGCCGGCCGGGAGGGTAGTGACCTCATAGGAGCCTGATCGCAGCAGGTCCCGTCTCAGTCTCGTCCACCCGCCCGACCGGCGTCGCGACCCGTTTGCCGCCGAAGGCGGAGGACCGCGCGTGACCACCATGACCGAGGATCCACGGCGGCGTCGAGTCGTGATCGACGTCGACACTCACAAACAGGCCCATGTCGCGGTTGCGCTGGACGCGATCGGCGGACGACTGGACCACCGCTCGTTTCCGGCTGACCGGGCCGGCTATCAGCAGCTCCTGGAGTGGGCGACCAGCTTCCAGACGGGGATGAACGACGCGGAGCTGCTGTTCGGCATCGAGGGCACCGGCAGCTACGGCGCGGTCTGGTCGCGACGATCCGCCAGGCCGGGCACCGGCGCACCACGGTGGTGGAGGTATCCCGGCCCAACCGGCGGGTCCGGCGTCTGCGCGGCGAAGACGACGCCCTGCATGCGGAGAACGCCGCCCGGGCCGCTTCGGCCGGGACCGCCACCGGCACGCCGAAAACCAGCGACGGCCTCATGGAAATGCTCCGCCAGGTCAAACTCGCCAAAGACGCCGCGGTCAAGGCCCGCGCCGCCGCGATGGTCAGCCTCAAATCGGTGCTCCTCACTGCCGACCCGACTCGCCAGCCAAGGCTCGAGGGCCGGGAAGCGACAGCTGCCCGGCCCTCAGCCGTGTACCGAGCCCGCCGGGCGCGAGCCCGGGATCGTCTTAAGCTCCGATCATGATTCGCTGGGTGCTCGACAGCTTGCCTCGCCGGCTCTGGCGCGCCGGCAATCTGCACTTCCTTTTCGGCGCCCAATTGACGCTGCATTTCTGCATCGGCGCCGAGATCGAACGGACGGTCGAGGTGAACGGGCACCAAATCGCCCGAGGCCGCGCAGGAGGCGCCGCCGACCTCGTGAACCCCTAAGACGGGCGGCGCGGTGTGGTGCGCTTCGGCTGAGGAGTTCAGAGTTGAGATAGATCGACCCAGCTCTGTAGCCGCAACTCGGAGGATCTGGGACTTCTGCCTGACGAGCCTGCTGCTCGCGGCGCCGAGTGAGCCAGTGGGTGGTGAAAGGCCCACGAGTACCAGTGCGGCGCTGACCACACCGACGATTGCCGTCGGGGCCGTCGTGGACCAGACTCCGGGATCGCGCGCCTGCTTTGTGATGCGGCAGGAGCAGGTAATCCGTCGGGCTCAATTATGGCGCATTCGTCTTCGCTTTACGGCTACCGCAGCGCGCGTGCAGCTGAACACGGCAGAATTCGTGGGCCTTCCTCACGTCGTTCAAATCTGGCTGGGTAGCTTCGTTCAGTGCTGACCCCTGACTAGCACGGCTTCGTCGTCGCGGATCGGTACGAATTGGTAGCGGTCGCCGAGTTCGGCGATCAGGCGGGCGTAGCGCTCCTCGCGGCCTCGGTCGGCGTGGGCGAGCGGATAGAACGGGACGAGCCCCAGCCCCGCGGTGTTCGCGACCTCGCCGGGGTCGTCGTCGCCGCGATAGAACGTCAAGTCGGCCGCCGCGAGCGAGGCGCCGGACGACACGCCCGCGTAGGCCAGGCGCCCGGCTCGGACGCTCCGAGCAACCGCGGTCACGAACCCGGTCCGCTGCGCCTGTTGCAGTAGATAGATCGGGAAACCGCCGGTCACGAAGACCAGATCGGCCCACTCCAGCGCCGTCGATACCTCGTCGATCGACGCCGGCTCGAGATCGAGCCGGCGAACGGCCAGGCCTTCGGAAAGCAGAGCGGCGTGAGCGACACCGACCCACGGCGTCGACGGCATCGGGTTGCCGGCGGTCGGCACCAGCACCGCGCGCCCGGCCCGGCGTGGGAGCTGACGCAACCAGGCCGGCAGCGCGCCGAGCCCGTGGCTGCCGAGGAAGATCTCCACCCGGGAAGAGTCACCCGCCCCCGCTGCCGGCCACGACGTGCGCGGCCATCAGGAATGATCGACTCAGCTGACGGGCGTCCCGTGAATGTGCACCGTATAGGTGTAGTAGACGCTGCAGTTCGTGCTGTTGGCACTGACGTTGCAGACTCGGAAATGATAGACGGTTCCTTCGGGCCAGGTCTTGGGAAAATAAGCCTCGATGCTGCCGCAGCCGGCGTGATTCTCAATAGTGGTAACCACCGAGCTATTGCCCTTTTTGTACTGGACGCGAGGCACCATGCCGTCACAGATTTCGTCGTCTACATAGAATCCCTCGGCGTTGATGTTGTCGGAAAATCGGCCCCACGCGCCGCCGTCCGGCGAATGCCTGTCCGCACTGTCAGCCGCCGCAGGCGTCTGGACTAACACATTCAGGGCCGCGACCAACCCCAGCCCGGACATCACCGCGCCCGACTTTTTCATGCCGACATTCTTCATTCCCGCTCCCGCATTCGGTCGACAACTCAAGCCCGCCCGACCATACTCCCGAACACCGCAAGCGCAACCGAAGGTTGCATCAGCCCGCCCCCTCGGTTACCGTCGTCCTGCAACCAGAGGTTGCGGATACCCAGCCGGGAGGCACCCATGGAATACGGAAGCATCGAGCGCGAACTACACATCGACGCCACCCCCGAGATCGTCTACCAGGTGATCAGCTCCCCCGAGCACCTGCGCGAATGGTGGCCGGACGAGGCCGAGCTCGAGCCCGTCCCCGGCGCCACCGGGTCGGTCACGTTCGGCGACCCGGCCTCGCCGGACGCGAAGGTCGAGGAGCTCACGGTCGTGGACGCCGACCCGCCCCGGCGGTTCTCGTTCCGCTGGGTCTACGACCAGGCCCCGGCCACCGAGACCAACTCGCTGCTGGTCACCTTCGACCTCACCCCGTCCGAGGGCGGCACCCGGCTCCGCTTCACCGAGACGGGCTTCCGCGAGATCGGTTGGGAGGCCGCCGTGCTGGAGGAGGCCTACCTCGACCACGTCCGCGGCTGGGACCACTTCCTCCCCCGCCTGGTCACCCGCGCCGACCGCCTGGTCACCCGCCCATGACCCCCAACGCCGGTCACCCGCCCATGACCCCCAACGCCGGTCACCCGGCGACGACCACAGAATTCGACGACGCCCTCTGGTCGGCGATCGGCGACCCGACCCGGAGGCGCATGCTCGACCTCCTCCTCGCCGACGGCGTAGCCACCGCGACCACGCTCAGCCAGCGGCTGCCGGTCACCCGGCAGGCGGTGGCCAAACACCTCGGCGTGCTCGACGGCGTCGGCCTGGTGCGGATGACGTCGGCCGGGCGGGAACGCCGCTACGAGATCGACCACGCGCAATTCGCCCGGGCGGTCGCCCAGCTGTCCTCCGTCGGCGCGACCTGGGACGCCCGGCTCGGACGCATCAAGCGCATCGCCGAGCGCATCCAGCGCGACGCCCAGAACTGAAGGGACAACCCATGGTGAGCACCGAGCGCGGTTACTCCACGTCCTACGTCGTCCACCAGTCCCCGGAGGAGGTCACCGCCGCGGTTCTCGACGTCCGCAATTGGTGGACCGGTCAGATCGACGGACCGACCGACGAAGTGGGAGCCGAATTCACCTACCGCCACCCACCGCAGCACTACAGTCGCCAGCGCGTCGTCGAGCTCGAACCGGGACACCGCGTGGTGTGGCGCGTCACCGACAGCCGGCTCGCGTTCGTATCCGAGCCGGCCGAATGGACCGGCAGCACGATCATGTTCGAGATCGCCCCGGTGGCGGACGGCACCGAACTGCGGTTCACCCACGTCGGTCTGGTCCCGGACGTGGAGTGCTACGACGCCTGCTCCACGGCCTGGCTGCATTACGTCAACGGCAGCCTGCACAGCCTGATCACCACCGGAACCGGCCTCCCCGATCCGTGGTGACCGAGCCAAGCCGACGCCAAGCCCCCCAAGCCGCCCCCCAAGCCGCCTCCCGAGCAGCCCAAGCCTGAGCCAAGCTCCCGCCAACCCTCTCCTCCCATGGTGGTGCCACCACAACGACACCAGGGAGCACCACCATGACCGAGCTGACCACCGCCGCCCCCCTGCACGAACTCTCCATCGCCGGCCGCGTCCTCCTCCCCGGCCGACCCGGCTACGCCGAGCTCGCCACGCCGTGGAACGTCGCCGTCGTCAACGAACCGATCGCGGTCGTCGAGGTCCTCGACGCGGCCGACGTCGTCGCGACCGTCCGGTTCGCGGCCGCCCACGGTCTCGAGGTCTCGGTCCAGGCCACCGGCCACGGCGCGGTCCGCACCGAACGTCCGACGTTGCTCGTCCACACCGGTCGGCTCACCGACCTCACGATCGACGCCGACGGGATCGCCCGGGCCGGGGCCGGCGTCCGCTGGGGGCAGGTGCTCGAGGCGGGCGCCCCGCGCGGGCTGGCCGGCCTGGCCGGCTCGGCGCCGAACGTCGGCGTGGTCGGTTTTCTCACCGGCGGGGGCATCGGGCCGGTCGTCCGGACGTTCGGCGTCTCGTCCGACCTGGTGACCGCGTTCGAGGTCGTGACCGGCGACGGCGAGTTCCGCCGGGTCACCGCCGACGAGAACCCCGCGCTGTTCTGGGGCCTGCGTGGCGGCAAGGGCGCGCTGGGCATCGTCACCGCGGTCGAATTCCAGCTGGTCGAGGTGGCCGAACTCTTCGGCGGTTGCGTGTACTTCGAGGGCCGGGACGCCGAGGCCATCGCCCACGCCTGGGCCCGGTGGACCGACGACCTGCCCGAGGCCGCGTCCTCGTCGCTGGCGATCGTGCAGATGCCGGCCATGCCGGGCGTCCCCGAGCCGCTAGCCGGCCGGACCACGGTCGCGCTGCGCTTCGCCTGGGTCGGCGACCCGGCCGAGGGGTCGCGGGTCGTCGAGCCGATGCTCGGCCTGGGGACGATCGTCCTGGGCGGGATGGGTGTTCTGCCGTACTCGGCGATCGGCGCGATCCACGCCGACCCGGTCGACCCGATGCCGACCCACGAGGAGAGCGGCCTGCTCCGCGAGCTTCCCGCCGAGGCCATCGAAGCCCTGATGGGGCTCCTGGCCGACTCCCCCCAGATCATCGTCGAACTCCGCCACCTCGGCGGCGCCTTCGCCCGCGCGAACGACCACGCTCCGAGCGCCTTCGGGCATCGCGACGCGGCCTACAACCTCGTCACGATCGGCCTCGGCGTCCCTCCGGTCGTCGCCGCCGCCGCCGCGCACGGCACCGCGCTCCTCGCCGCCCTCGGCCCCTGGACCACCGGCGGCTGCCTGCCGAACTTCACCGCCTCGGCCGACCCGTCGATCGTCCGCCGCAAGTACGACGACGAGACCCTCACCCGCCTGGCGACGCTCGCCACGACGTACGACCCGCACGGCGTCATCGCCGCCGCCCACCCGATCCACGCGGCCTGCCTGCTGAGCCGCTGATCGATCGAGGTCCCTCCTGGCCACACGGCTGGGAGGGACCTCCGACGTGCCGACAGATTCCCGACTTGCCCTCGGTACGACGCGAACGTCCGGGTGATGATCGAGCCCGTGGAGTACCGCGTCCTGGGTCCGCTCGAAGTCGACCGCAACGGCACCGCCCTCGACCTCGGCGCCCCCAAGCAACGCACGGTCCTGGCCATGCTCTTGCTCGACGCCGGTCGCGTCGTCTCGGCCGACCGCCTGCTCGACGCGGTCTGGGGCGACGACCACCCGCCGAGCGCGGTCGCCAGCCTGCAGGCCTACATCTCGAACCTGCGCCGGATCCTCCGCGACGGCAACGCGGTCACCTCCCCGATCGTCCGGCGCGTCCCCGGCTACCTGCTCGACGTCCACCCCGACCAGATCGACCTCACGCTCTTCCGGGCCGACGCCGACGCCGCCCAGGCGTTCGTCCGGGCCGGCGAGTGGACCGCCGCCGCCGAGGCGGCCGAGCGGGCCCTGGGGCGCTGGCGCGGTGAGGTGCTCGCCGAGCTCGAGGACGAGCAGTGGGTGCGCCAGGCCGCGACCGCGCTCGACGAGCGTCGCACCGAGTGCACCGAGGACCTGGTCACCGCGTTACTGGGGGCCGGCCGGGGCACGGCCGCGCTGACCCTGGCCCGCGAGCTCCACGAGGCCCAGCCCCTGCGCGAGCGGGCCTGCTGGCTCGCGGCCGTGACGCGGTACCGGGCCGGCCGCACCAGCGAGGCCCTTGACGTCCTCCGCGAGCACTTCCGGGTGCTCGACACCGAGCTCGGCCTGGACCCCGGCCCCACCCTCCGCGACCTCCAGGCCGCGATCCTCCGCCAGGACCCCGACCTCCTCGCCTGGCCCGCCGAACCGAACCGAGCCCCCGCCACTCCCGGCCTCGTCCCCCCGATCGCCTCCAGCAGCGATCGACCGGCCGCGGTCGTCACCGGCGAACCCATCGTCGGACGCACCCGCGAGCTCTCCGAGGTCGACGCCCTGCTGACCGACCTCCGCGCGGGTGCCGGCCGCTGGTTGCTGATCACCGGACCGGCCGGGATCGGCAAGACCCGCCTCGCCGAGGAGGCGGTCGCGCGCTGGAACGGCCCGGTCACCCGGGCCTCCTGCCCCGACGACGACGGCGTCCCGCCGTGGTGGCCGATCCGCCAGCTGCTCCGCAGCCTCGGCGCCGACCCGGACACCGTCCTCGCGCTCCCGCCCGACGTCGACGCGGACGCCGCCCGCTACGCGGTCTACGAACGAATTCAGACCCTGCTCGTCGATGCGACCGCCGCCGCCCCGGTACTCGCGTTCATCGACGACGTCCAATGGGCGGACGCCACGTCGCTGCGATTCCTGACCCACCTCGCGTCCACGCCGGACCCGCACCGGCTGGCGGTCGTCGTCACGGTGCGGGACTCGGCGGCCGGGAACGCCGACCTCCCCCGGCTGCTGGCCGCGGCCGCCCGGCGCACCGGCGCCCGCCGGCTCCCGGTGCCGCCGCTGGGCCCGGACGAGGTCGCCGAGCTGGTCAGCACCGTCAGCGGCGAGACCGTGGCCGGTCGCGAGGCCCGCGAACTGACCGACCGCACCGGCGGCAACCCGTTCTTCGTCAGCGAGTACGCGCGGCTCCCGCGCGAGGAGCGCGCGACCGGTGAGCTGCCGCTCGCGGTCCGGTCGGTGCTCGGACGGCGGCTGGCCGGCCTCGACCCGTCGGTGGTCGAGGTGCTCCGCGCTGCCGCCGTCGTCGGCGATCCGCTCGACCTCGGCCTGCTCCGGGCGGTGACCCGCCTCGACGCCGACGACCTGGCCGACCGTCTGGACGAGGCCGCCGACGAGCGGATCATCGTCCCGTCGTCCGGGAGCTACGCGTTCGCGCACGGCCTGCTCCGCGACGAGGTGCTGGCCGGCCTGTCCCCGGTCCGCCTCCAGCGGCTGCACGCCCGCGCGGCCGCCGCTCTCGGCCCCGGCGGGCCGACCGAACGCCTGGTCCGCCGGGCCGCGCACCTGGTGGCCGCGGTCCCGATGGTCGACGTCACCGACGCGTTCGACGCCTGCCGAGCGGCCGCTCTCGACGCCGAACAGCGCTGGCAGTCGGACTCGGCCGCGCAATGGTGGGGCGCGGCGCTCACCGCGTTCGCCGGGCTACCGGCCGAGGCCCGCACGGAGGAGACCCGGGACGACCTGGTGATCGCCCGGGTCACCGCGCTGGCCCGGGCCGGCCGCGGCCAGACCGTCCTCGACGTGGTCGACGAAGCCCTGCTCGACGCCGTCCGCGAGGGCCGCACCCGCTCGGCCGGACGGCTGGCCGGCACCCTGCTCCGGACCACCGGGTCCTGGCCCTGGGCGACGTACGGCGCCGATCCGGGCCCGCTGCTGTCCCGGCTGGCCGGGGTGGAGCGCCGGTTGGCCGACGACCCGGTCGCGCACGTCCAGGTGCTGTCGGCGCTGGCCGTGGGCAGCTTCTACGACCCGGACTTCTCGGTGCCCGACCTGCTCAGCACCCGGGCGCTGGAGCTGGCCGAACGCACCGGCGACCCGGACGCGCTGGCCGACGCCCTGCTGGCCCGCGGGCTGGTGATCTCGTCGATCGGCGCCCGGGCCGAGGAGTCGATCGGAGTGCTGGACCGGCTCGCCGACCTGCCGCACACGCAGGCCCCGGTGGACGACGTCCTCCGGCACGGCATGCTCTGGCTCGTCGAATTCCTGCGCGGGAACCTGGACGCGGCCGAGGAGCACCACCGCGTCGGCTCCCAGGGCAGCGACCTGCTGCGGCTGCCGGTCAGCCGGGTGCAGTTCCGCTGGGCCGAGGGGACGATGGCGGCCTGGCGGGGCGACCTGACCACGGCCCGCTCGATCTACGACCACGCGTACCAGTTGCACCGGCAGACCGAGCTGTACATCGGCGGGGCGCAGTACCTGTCCCAGCTGTCGGTGCTGTTCGCGCAGGGGCGGCTGGCCGAAGCGTCACCGCCGGAGGAGTGGACCGAGGACACCGAGGCGAACCCGGACGTCCTCGACTTCACCCGGGCCGCGGTGGCCGCGGCGAACGGCCGGGTCGACGAGCTGGACGAGCTGATCGCGTCCGCGCTCGGCCGCAACACCCGCACCTGGACGACGCACAGCAAGCTGACGCTGCTGGGGCACCTGGCCGTGGACGCCGGCCTGGCCCGGCACGTACCGGCGCTGCTCGACCGGCTGACGCCGCTGGCCGGCAGGATCGCGAACATCGGCCAGGTCGGCGCGCTCGGCCCGATCGACCTCGCGCTGGCCCGCCTGCACCTGCTGGCCGGGAACGTCACCGCCGCCCGGGACGCGCTGGCGTCGGCCCGGGCGCTGGCCGAGCGCACCGGAGGCGCGCTGGCCCTCGAGCAGTGCCGACGGCTCGAGGCCGAAGCTAGTGCTTCTTCCGCTTCTTCGGGCGGCCGTACCAGTTGAGCCACCAGTCGGCGACGGGGAGCCCGAAGACCGTCCCGAAGCCGCCCTTCGAGGCGATCGACCCGAACGAGCCGACCGACGCGATGCTCCAGGCCGAGCCGATGCTGGCGATCGAGCCCAGGCTGCCGATCGACGCGATGCTGCCCGCCGACCCGATCGAGGCGATGCTGCCGGCCGAGCCGACGCTGGCGATCGAGCCCGCGCTGCCGAACGAGAAGATGCTGCCGGCCGAGCCGATCGAGGCCTTCGAGCGGACCGACGTGCGGGCGGTCAGCGACGTCTCCGTCGCACCCGGGTCGCCCGGCTCGGGCTCGCCCGAGCCGCCGACGAGATGGAGGTTGCGTTCTCCGGACACGGTTGTCAGTCTCCCACTCGCTCGGGTTCGACGGCTGCCCCGGCCAGAAGCTCGCGCTCCCACGCCGTACGGTACGGACCGTCAACGGACAGCAGGGCGTCGTGCGTTCCGCGCTGGACCACTCGTCCCCCGTCCAGCACGAGAATCTCGTCCACCTCTTCGCACCCGGCGAGCCGGTGGGTGATCAGCACGGACGCGCGCCCGGTCGCCAGCAGGTCCGCGGTCAGCGCGTCGGCGGTGGCCGGGTCGAGGCCGGCGCCCGGTTCGTCCCAGACGACGACCGGGAAGTCCGCGAGCACCATCCGGGCCAGCGCCAGCCGCTGACGCTGGCCGCCGGAGACCCGCGCGCCGACCCGGGCGTCGAGCCCGTCGGGCAGCGTCCGCACCCAGTCGTCGAGCCGGGCCGAGCGCAGCGCCGCCCACAGCTCGTCCACGCTCGCGGCCGGGTCGGCGACCATCAGGTTCTCCCGGATCGTCGTGTCGAACAGGTGCGCGTCCTGCGCGCACCACCCGATGTGCCGACGGACGTCGTCCGGGTCGAACGCCCGGACCGGCACCCCGGCCAGCGTGAACGTCCCGGCCGACGGGTCCAGGAACCGCACGAGCACCGCCGCCAACGTGCTCTTCCCCGCCCCCGACGCCCCCACCACGGCCACCCGCCGCCCCCGCTCCAACCGCAGATCGATCCCCTCCAGCGCGTTCATCCCGGCCCGAGGCCACCCCGCCGAGACGCCGGCCAGCTCGACCGGGAACACCTCGGCCACCGCCGCCGAGCCGCCCGCCGGCGGCGGCGCGGTCGGCGGCTCGGTGTCGAAGACCTCGCGCA encodes:
- a CDS encoding YihY/virulence factor BrkB family protein yields the protein MSSTNRVPETRLMGDEELSADDAWETLRQYGRWHLLRDAFVRFRYGDGFSHSRALAFQLCLAAVPFLIALTGLAADLGAEEGGQIVAKTVLELTPGSSDQLVEQTLGEDETGEFALVLGLITGMVALTTAMAQVERGANRMYGVERDRPALRKYVRAAVLSVVAGLPAFGGFLVLVAGEPFGDAVVSEYGWAGWIETTWDVVRWPLGLVLTVVSIALLFEQSPRRRQPGMSWLVFGAGVATVLWLIASLGLALYVQGSGSFGATYGPLTAIIALLLWAQLTSIALFLGLAFAAQLEALRVGAADPAEPDRWEPSPAA
- a CDS encoding Type 1 glutamine amidotransferase-like domain-containing protein, with the translated sequence MEIFLGSHGLGALPAWLRQLPRRAGRAVLVPTAGNPMPSTPWVGVAHAALLSEGLAVRRLDLEPASIDEVSTALEWADLVFVTGGFPIYLLQQAQRTGFVTAVARSVRAGRLAYAGVSSGASLAAADLTFYRGDDDPGEVANTAGLGLVPFYPLAHADRGREERYARLIAELGDRYQFVPIRDDEAVLVRGQH
- a CDS encoding SRPBCC domain-containing protein is translated as MEYGSIERELHIDATPEIVYQVISSPEHLREWWPDEAELEPVPGATGSVTFGDPASPDAKVEELTVVDADPPRRFSFRWVYDQAPATETNSLLVTFDLTPSEGGTRLRFTETGFREIGWEAAVLEEAYLDHVRGWDHFLPRLVTRADRLVTRP
- a CDS encoding ArsR/SmtB family transcription factor, which translates into the protein MTPNAGHPATTTEFDDALWSAIGDPTRRRMLDLLLADGVATATTLSQRLPVTRQAVAKHLGVLDGVGLVRMTSAGRERRYEIDHAQFARAVAQLSSVGATWDARLGRIKRIAERIQRDAQN
- a CDS encoding SRPBCC family protein — protein: MVSTERGYSTSYVVHQSPEEVTAAVLDVRNWWTGQIDGPTDEVGAEFTYRHPPQHYSRQRVVELEPGHRVVWRVTDSRLAFVSEPAEWTGSTIMFEIAPVADGTELRFTHVGLVPDVECYDACSTAWLHYVNGSLHSLITTGTGLPDPW
- a CDS encoding FAD-binding oxidoreductase; the encoded protein is MTELTTAAPLHELSIAGRVLLPGRPGYAELATPWNVAVVNEPIAVVEVLDAADVVATVRFAAAHGLEVSVQATGHGAVRTERPTLLVHTGRLTDLTIDADGIARAGAGVRWGQVLEAGAPRGLAGLAGSAPNVGVVGFLTGGGIGPVVRTFGVSSDLVTAFEVVTGDGEFRRVTADENPALFWGLRGGKGALGIVTAVEFQLVEVAELFGGCVYFEGRDAEAIAHAWARWTDDLPEAASSSLAIVQMPAMPGVPEPLAGRTTVALRFAWVGDPAEGSRVVEPMLGLGTIVLGGMGVLPYSAIGAIHADPVDPMPTHEESGLLRELPAEAIEALMGLLADSPQIIVELRHLGGAFARANDHAPSAFGHRDAAYNLVTIGLGVPPVVAAAAAHGTALLAALGPWTTGGCLPNFTASADPSIVRRKYDDETLTRLATLATTYDPHGVIAAAHPIHAACLLSR
- a CDS encoding BTAD domain-containing putative transcriptional regulator, which codes for MIEPVEYRVLGPLEVDRNGTALDLGAPKQRTVLAMLLLDAGRVVSADRLLDAVWGDDHPPSAVASLQAYISNLRRILRDGNAVTSPIVRRVPGYLLDVHPDQIDLTLFRADADAAQAFVRAGEWTAAAEAAERALGRWRGEVLAELEDEQWVRQAATALDERRTECTEDLVTALLGAGRGTAALTLARELHEAQPLRERACWLAAVTRYRAGRTSEALDVLREHFRVLDTELGLDPGPTLRDLQAAILRQDPDLLAWPAEPNRAPATPGLVPPIASSSDRPAAVVTGEPIVGRTRELSEVDALLTDLRAGAGRWLLITGPAGIGKTRLAEEAVARWNGPVTRASCPDDDGVPPWWPIRQLLRSLGADPDTVLALPPDVDADAARYAVYERIQTLLVDATAAAPVLAFIDDVQWADATSLRFLTHLASTPDPHRLAVVVTVRDSAAGNADLPRLLAAAARRTGARRLPVPPLGPDEVAELVSTVSGETVAGREARELTDRTGGNPFFVSEYARLPREERATGELPLAVRSVLGRRLAGLDPSVVEVLRAAAVVGDPLDLGLLRAVTRLDADDLADRLDEAADERIIVPSSGSYAFAHGLLRDEVLAGLSPVRLQRLHARAAAALGPGGPTERLVRRAAHLVAAVPMVDVTDAFDACRAAALDAEQRWQSDSAAQWWGAALTAFAGLPAEARTEETRDDLVIARVTALARAGRGQTVLDVVDEALLDAVREGRTRSAGRLAGTLLRTTGSWPWATYGADPGPLLSRLAGVERRLADDPVAHVQVLSALAVGSFYDPDFSVPDLLSTRALELAERTGDPDALADALLARGLVISSIGARAEESIGVLDRLADLPHTQAPVDDVLRHGMLWLVEFLRGNLDAAEEHHRVGSQGSDLLRLPVSRVQFRWAEGTMAAWRGDLTTARSIYDHAYQLHRQTELYIGGAQYLSQLSVLFAQGRLAEASPPEEWTEDTEANPDVLDFTRAAVAAANGRVDELDELIASALGRNTRTWTTHSKLTLLGHLAVDAGLARHVPALLDRLTPLAGRIANIGQVGALGPIDLALARLHLLAGNVTAARDALASARALAERTGGALALEQCRRLEAEASASSASSGGRTS